Proteins co-encoded in one Afipia sp. P52-10 genomic window:
- a CDS encoding cysteine hydrolase family protein gives MTRIIPLRAITDPTHIPTLVLVDMQKEYVANARALALTDTEQALANCRLALAHARSARIPVVFVRWQGISPFFNPATPFSGWIEGFEPTRDDAVFERSRPSCYASGMFADMMAYAGNHIVLAGFAGEAACLATAIDAFHRGQRITFLEDASASHGLGEFDAFEVHGVISRIVELYGDVCSTHSWIASTAIDRPARYEQRL, from the coding sequence GTGACCAGGATCATCCCGCTTCGGGCCATCACCGACCCGACCCATATCCCAACGCTTGTCCTGGTGGACATGCAGAAGGAATACGTCGCAAACGCGCGGGCGCTCGCCCTCACCGATACGGAACAGGCGCTCGCCAACTGCCGGCTCGCATTGGCGCATGCTCGAAGCGCCAGGATTCCAGTGGTGTTCGTGCGCTGGCAAGGAATCTCGCCGTTCTTCAATCCGGCTACCCCTTTTTCCGGCTGGATCGAAGGATTCGAACCGACCCGCGACGATGCGGTGTTCGAGCGCAGCAGGCCATCCTGTTATGCGAGCGGAATGTTCGCCGACATGATGGCCTACGCAGGCAATCATATCGTGCTCGCGGGGTTTGCGGGTGAGGCCGCATGTCTCGCGACGGCGATCGATGCGTTCCATCGAGGACAGCGTATCACGTTCCTCGAGGATGCGTCGGCAAGTCATGGGCTTGGGGAGTTTGACGCTTTCGAAGTTCACGGTGTCATCTCTAGAATAGTGGAACTGTACGGCGATGTCTGTTCAACGCACTCCTGGATCGCGTCCACGGCAATCGACAGGCCCGCGCGATATGAACAACGGCTCTAG
- a CDS encoding xanthine dehydrogenase family protein molybdopterin-binding subunit, whose amino-acid sequence MAIIGQSIARVEDARLLSGSGRFTADTAPVAAAHAVFVRSPHAHARIVEVDVAAARTAPGVLAVLTAADAEAAGLGWLRCPATLPGHAIVDPGRPILARERARFVGEAVACVVADTLAHAIDAAERVVVDYQPLPSVTRTDGAIGGEPLWPQAPGNVCCDWSAGNAAAVEAAFAAADHVVSLDIVNNRVAVVPLETRCAWASFDPKPQHYRLHVPSQGVFFLRDCLANDVLKIAPERLDVITEDVGGAFGMKISPYPEYACLLWAAKVASRPVVWISERTESFLSDTHARDHVTRASLALDAKGRFLALRHDVIANLGAYPSAVSPTVPTLGYAKMAPSVYHIPAMHIHVRGVFTNTAPTDAYRGAGKPEALFVLERLIDRAAPQLRLDPVVLRRRNLITPRMLPYKTAAGQTYDAGDFAQALDRALVLGQRETFEKRRKQAARLRRLRGWGMAFYIHGTGGDPNETSRVVAEPAGRLTATTSRQDSGQGHRTVYAQLLADRFGVPLQQIEIRQGDSTTALRGGGTGGSSSLIIAGVAMIAAGEAMIARATELAAQHLEVAAGDVEYRDGTFIVRGTDVRLDLFDLAATTGAIEGTATFAESNASYPYGCQVAEVEIDPETGSVILLNHLSVDDLGRVIHPASAKGQLVGGMVQGLGQALWEHIRYEPESGQLLTASLMDYALPRAADLPAVDAVFIETATRNNSLGVKGAGECGTMGAAPAVMNAIVDALKPYGVHHVDMPATPEKLWRLCR is encoded by the coding sequence TTGGCGATCATCGGTCAATCCATTGCGCGTGTTGAAGACGCCAGGCTGCTGAGCGGGAGCGGCCGGTTCACGGCGGATACCGCGCCTGTAGCCGCCGCGCATGCGGTGTTCGTCCGCTCGCCGCATGCCCATGCGCGGATCGTCGAGGTCGATGTCGCTGCTGCGCGAACCGCGCCGGGTGTTCTCGCGGTGCTGACCGCAGCCGATGCGGAAGCCGCCGGGCTTGGATGGCTGCGCTGTCCGGCGACGCTGCCCGGGCATGCGATCGTCGATCCAGGCCGGCCGATCCTCGCCCGGGAGCGGGCCCGCTTCGTCGGCGAGGCGGTCGCGTGCGTGGTCGCGGACACGCTGGCCCACGCGATCGATGCTGCCGAACGGGTCGTCGTCGATTATCAGCCGCTGCCATCCGTCACCCGCACAGACGGCGCGATCGGCGGCGAGCCGCTCTGGCCGCAGGCGCCCGGCAATGTCTGTTGCGACTGGTCGGCGGGCAATGCGGCCGCAGTCGAAGCCGCCTTCGCTGCGGCCGACCACGTTGTCAGTCTCGACATCGTCAACAACCGCGTTGCGGTGGTGCCGCTCGAAACCCGCTGCGCATGGGCGAGCTTCGATCCGAAGCCGCAGCATTACCGTCTGCATGTGCCGAGCCAGGGCGTCTTCTTCCTTCGCGATTGCCTGGCGAACGATGTGCTGAAGATCGCCCCGGAACGGCTCGACGTCATCACCGAAGACGTCGGCGGCGCGTTTGGCATGAAGATATCGCCTTATCCGGAATATGCGTGTCTGTTATGGGCCGCGAAGGTTGCGAGCCGCCCGGTGGTCTGGATATCGGAGCGCACGGAATCGTTCCTGTCGGATACTCACGCCCGCGATCACGTCACGCGCGCGTCGCTGGCGCTGGATGCGAAGGGGCGCTTTCTCGCGCTCAGGCACGATGTGATCGCCAACCTGGGCGCATATCCATCGGCGGTGTCGCCGACCGTGCCCACCCTCGGCTACGCGAAGATGGCGCCGAGCGTCTATCATATCCCGGCGATGCATATCCATGTGCGTGGCGTCTTCACCAACACGGCGCCGACGGATGCTTATCGCGGCGCCGGAAAGCCGGAGGCGCTGTTCGTGTTGGAGCGGCTGATCGATCGCGCCGCGCCCCAGCTTCGTCTCGATCCAGTCGTGTTGCGGCGTCGCAACCTGATTACGCCGCGCATGCTGCCTTACAAGACGGCGGCCGGGCAGACCTATGATGCAGGAGATTTTGCGCAGGCGCTGGATCGCGCGCTGGTCCTTGGGCAGCGCGAGACCTTCGAGAAGCGCCGCAAGCAGGCAGCAAGGCTGCGGCGCCTGCGCGGATGGGGCATGGCCTTCTACATTCACGGGACCGGCGGCGATCCCAACGAGACCAGCCGCGTTGTCGCCGAACCCGCCGGCCGCCTCACTGCCACCACCAGCCGGCAGGATTCGGGCCAAGGCCATCGCACGGTCTATGCGCAGTTGCTTGCCGATCGGTTCGGCGTTCCGCTGCAGCAGATCGAAATCCGGCAGGGCGACAGCACGACCGCGCTGCGCGGCGGCGGCACCGGCGGCTCGTCGTCGTTGATCATCGCCGGCGTCGCGATGATCGCCGCAGGCGAGGCGATGATCGCGCGGGCGACGGAGCTCGCCGCACAGCATCTCGAAGTTGCTGCGGGCGATGTGGAGTATCGCGATGGCACGTTCATCGTAAGGGGTACGGATGTCAGGCTCGACCTGTTCGATCTCGCCGCGACAACGGGAGCGATCGAAGGCACGGCGACATTCGCCGAGAGCAATGCGAGTTATCCCTATGGCTGCCAAGTTGCGGAGGTGGAGATCGATCCCGAAACCGGGTCGGTGATCCTCCTCAATCATCTGTCGGTCGATGATCTCGGCCGGGTGATCCATCCCGCGTCGGCGAAAGGCCAACTGGTCGGGGGCATGGTGCAAGGATTGGGTCAGGCGCTGTGGGAGCACATCCGTTACGAGCCGGAATCGGGCCAACTGCTGACCGCATCGCTGATGGATTATGCATTGCCGCGGGCAGCCGATCTTCCGGCGGTCGATGCGGTGTTCATCGAAACGGCAACGCGCAACAACAGCCTCGGCGTGAAGGGGGCGGGTGAGTGCGGAACGATGGGGGCGGCACCCGCGGTGATGAACGCGATCGTCGATGCGCTGAAACCTTACGGCGTGCATCATGTCGACATGCCGGCCACGCCGGAGAAACTCTGGCGCCTTTGCCGGTGA
- a CDS encoding TRAP transporter small permease, which translates to MEGRLRMLGRLLRKLLDGLYLGAGWLAGVFLIVIFLLMMALSAGRKFGINIPAGDDFAAWSMAAMAFLGLAHTFKSGEMIRVGLLIDRFTGRTRQTIEIVALLIGIGFAGYFTWHAINFTYYSWLTNEVATGVVPLKIWIPQTAFSGGLAILTLAMVDELVYVLAGHRPRYEKEPPKTAEEAVERAVASAV; encoded by the coding sequence GTGGAGGGGCGACTGCGGATGCTGGGACGGCTGCTGCGCAAACTGCTCGACGGTCTCTACCTCGGCGCCGGCTGGCTCGCAGGCGTGTTTCTGATCGTCATCTTCCTTCTGATGATGGCGTTGTCCGCCGGACGGAAGTTCGGCATCAACATTCCGGCGGGCGATGATTTCGCCGCCTGGTCGATGGCGGCGATGGCCTTCCTCGGGCTCGCGCACACGTTCAAGTCGGGGGAGATGATCCGCGTCGGCCTGCTGATCGATCGTTTTACCGGCCGCACGCGGCAGACGATTGAAATCGTCGCGCTGCTGATCGGCATCGGTTTCGCCGGTTACTTCACCTGGCACGCGATCAACTTCACTTATTATTCATGGCTGACAAATGAGGTCGCCACCGGCGTCGTACCGCTGAAGATCTGGATTCCGCAGACCGCCTTCTCGGGTGGGCTTGCGATCCTGACCCTCGCCATGGTGGACGAACTGGTCTACGTGCTCGCCGGCCATAGGCCGCGTTACGAGAAGGAGCCACCAAAGACGGCCGAAGAAGCCGTCGAGCGCGCGGTCGCGAGCGCGGTATGA
- a CDS encoding TRAP transporter large permease, whose translation MAGAQLLEIAALLFAVLAGLLAGGVWIAISLLAVGWLGMLFVGGIPAGSVLATTVWSNSASWDLAALPLFIWMGEILFRTRLSEEMFRGLAPWLGWLPGRLMHVNVIASGLFGSVSGSSAATCATVAKIALPELKRRGYDETLSLGSLAGAGTLGILIPPSITMVVYAVAANVSIVQLFLAGFLPGFLVMALYSGYIAGWSVAHANKMPPSEPQMSFAEKIRESANLIPLTLLILLVFAVLITGWASATECAAWGVLGSLLIAWWGGSLTRASFWQSVMGTTRTTCMIMLILAGASFMKQSMGYTGIPLALAAWVDSLQLSPYALIAALTVMYIVLGTALDGISMIVLTTAVVLPMVQKAGFDLVWFGIFVVLIVEMAEVSPPVGFNLFVLQTMSGKDSNTVAIAALPFFFLLVVAVAIITAFPSIVTWLPKYVFPG comes from the coding sequence ATGGCGGGCGCCCAGCTTCTGGAAATCGCTGCGCTGCTATTTGCCGTGTTGGCCGGTCTGCTCGCCGGCGGAGTCTGGATCGCCATCAGCCTGCTGGCGGTCGGCTGGCTCGGCATGCTGTTCGTCGGAGGCATTCCCGCAGGGTCGGTGCTCGCGACCACGGTGTGGAGCAACAGTGCCAGTTGGGATTTGGCGGCGTTGCCGCTGTTCATCTGGATGGGCGAAATCCTGTTCCGCACGCGGTTGTCCGAGGAGATGTTTCGCGGCTTGGCGCCGTGGCTCGGCTGGCTTCCCGGCCGGCTGATGCATGTCAACGTCATCGCGTCGGGGCTGTTCGGCTCGGTCTCCGGGTCGTCGGCCGCGACCTGCGCGACGGTGGCGAAGATCGCGCTGCCGGAACTGAAGCGCCGCGGTTACGACGAGACGCTGAGCCTCGGCTCGCTCGCCGGCGCGGGCACGCTTGGCATTCTGATTCCACCGTCGATCACCATGGTCGTGTATGCGGTGGCTGCCAACGTCTCGATCGTGCAGCTCTTCCTTGCCGGCTTCCTGCCGGGCTTTCTGGTGATGGCGCTGTATTCCGGCTACATCGCGGGCTGGTCGGTAGCGCATGCGAACAAGATGCCGCCGTCCGAACCGCAGATGAGCTTCGCCGAAAAAATCCGGGAGTCGGCCAACCTCATTCCGCTGACGCTGCTGATCCTGCTGGTGTTCGCAGTGCTGATCACCGGCTGGGCGTCGGCGACTGAATGTGCAGCATGGGGCGTGCTTGGATCGCTGCTGATCGCCTGGTGGGGCGGCTCGCTGACAAGAGCCTCGTTTTGGCAAAGCGTGATGGGCACCACGCGGACGACCTGCATGATCATGCTGATCCTTGCCGGGGCCTCGTTCATGAAACAGTCGATGGGCTACACGGGGATCCCGCTTGCGCTCGCGGCCTGGGTCGACAGCCTGCAACTCAGTCCCTATGCGCTGATCGCCGCGCTGACGGTCATGTACATCGTGCTTGGAACCGCTCTCGACGGCATTTCGATGATCGTACTGACGACGGCGGTGGTGCTGCCGATGGTGCAGAAGGCCGGCTTCGATCTGGTTTGGTTCGGCATCTTCGTGGTGCTGATCGTGGAGATGGCCGAGGTCTCGCCGCCGGTCGGGTTCAACCTGTTCGTGCTGCAGACCATGAGCGGCAAGGATTCCAACACGGTGGCGATCGCCGCGCTGCCGTTCTTTTTTCTGCTGGTGGTGGCCGTGGCCATCATCACGGCATTCCCGTCTATCGTCACCTGGCTGCCAAAGTATGTCTTTCCCGGATAG
- a CDS encoding TRAP transporter substrate-binding protein gives MINRRTIFATVACFAIGLGSGVNHASAQTTWNLPAAYPADNPHTENLVAFAKDVEAATGGKLKVNVHANASLFKAPDIKRAVATGQAQMGEVLLSIHENEDPVFGLDVVPFLATSFPEAMKLYQASKPAIEKKLASQGLMLLFAVPWAPQGVYTKKDLNSAADMKGLKWRAYNVGTSRIGELVGAQPVTIQAAELPQALATGIVDSFMSSGGTGYDTKVWESLTHFYDVQAWIPKNVTFVNKAAFDALDKPTQEAILKAAATAETRGWKAWEDKTSWYVEQLKAKGMKVQPPSATLKDDFKKIGEQLTDDWLKKAGADGKALVDAYKKM, from the coding sequence ATGATCAATCGTAGAACCATCTTCGCGACTGTCGCTTGTTTCGCCATCGGTCTCGGTAGCGGCGTCAATCACGCAAGCGCGCAGACGACCTGGAATCTGCCGGCCGCCTATCCGGCCGACAATCCGCACACGGAAAATCTCGTCGCCTTCGCCAAGGACGTGGAGGCTGCAACTGGTGGCAAGCTGAAGGTCAACGTGCATGCCAATGCCTCTTTGTTCAAGGCTCCCGACATCAAGCGCGCGGTGGCGACCGGGCAGGCGCAGATGGGCGAGGTGCTGCTGTCGATCCACGAGAACGAGGATCCGGTGTTCGGTCTCGATGTCGTGCCGTTTCTGGCAACCAGCTTCCCCGAGGCGATGAAGCTCTATCAGGCATCGAAGCCTGCGATCGAGAAGAAGCTCGCCTCACAAGGGTTGATGTTGCTGTTTGCGGTGCCGTGGGCGCCGCAGGGCGTCTACACGAAGAAGGATCTCAACTCCGCGGCCGATATGAAGGGGCTGAAGTGGCGCGCCTACAATGTCGGAACGAGCCGGATCGGCGAACTGGTCGGCGCACAGCCGGTGACGATCCAGGCGGCCGAGCTGCCGCAGGCGTTGGCGACAGGCATCGTCGATTCCTTCATGTCGTCGGGCGGCACGGGATACGACACCAAGGTCTGGGAGTCGCTGACGCACTTCTACGACGTGCAGGCCTGGATTCCGAAGAACGTCACCTTCGTCAACAAGGCGGCGTTCGATGCGCTCGACAAGCCGACCCAGGAGGCGATTCTGAAGGCGGCGGCCACGGCGGAAACCCGCGGCTGGAAGGCCTGGGAGGACAAGACGAGCTGGTATGTCGAGCAGCTCAAGGCGAAGGGCATGAAGGTGCAGCCGCCGAGCGCGACGCTGAAGGACGATTTCAAGAAGATCGGCGAGCAGCTGACCGACGACTGGCTGAAGAAGGCGGGCGCCGATGGCAAGGCTCTGGTGGACGCCTATAAGAAGATGTAG
- a CDS encoding transcriptional regulator GcvA — MSRLPSLNGLRAFEAAARHMSFTKAAAELNVTQTAISHQIKRLEDELGLRLFVRQNRTLVLTTEAREYLPGIRAAFQDLRLATERLKQRENANVLIVSTLASLAAKWLVPRLSKFQDLHPTIDVRVTTSTALIDFEREGVDAGIRYGLGHWPGLRSDWLMADEMFPVCSPALLKGRHPLRNVDDLANFTLLHTSDAYEDDWRVWLTAAGKSANPSQHPGLTFDLIFMTVQAAIDGLGIAMGRTAYVEADIAQGRLVVPFDLVIPSAAGFYLVCPEATADQPKIAAFRDWLKASASRDKGTLAPPLHLAARR; from the coding sequence ATGTCCAGGCTGCCCTCGCTGAACGGATTACGCGCCTTCGAAGCCGCCGCCCGGCATATGAGTTTCACGAAGGCCGCGGCGGAATTGAACGTCACGCAGACGGCGATCAGCCATCAGATCAAACGTCTGGAAGACGAACTGGGTCTCCGCCTCTTCGTCCGGCAGAACCGGACATTGGTCCTGACCACCGAGGCCCGCGAGTACCTGCCGGGCATCCGCGCCGCTTTCCAGGATCTTCGGCTCGCCACCGAGCGACTGAAGCAGCGGGAAAACGCGAATGTGCTGATCGTCAGCACGCTGGCCTCGCTCGCGGCGAAATGGCTGGTGCCGCGCCTGTCGAAATTCCAGGACCTACATCCCACGATCGATGTGCGGGTGACGACGTCCACCGCGCTGATCGATTTCGAACGCGAAGGTGTCGATGCGGGAATCCGGTATGGCCTCGGCCACTGGCCGGGGCTGCGGTCCGACTGGCTGATGGCGGACGAGATGTTTCCGGTTTGCAGCCCGGCGCTGCTGAAGGGCCGTCACCCGCTGCGCAACGTCGATGACCTCGCCAACTTCACGCTGCTCCACACCAGCGATGCCTATGAGGACGACTGGCGTGTGTGGCTGACCGCAGCGGGCAAATCCGCCAATCCCTCGCAGCATCCCGGACTGACCTTTGACCTGATCTTCATGACGGTGCAGGCGGCGATCGATGGGCTTGGAATCGCCATGGGCCGCACCGCCTATGTGGAGGCGGATATCGCCCAGGGCCGCCTCGTCGTACCGTTCGATCTGGTGATCCCGTCGGCGGCCGGATTCTATCTCGTTTGCCCGGAAGCGACCGCCGATCAGCCGAAGATCGCAGCCTTTCGCGATTGGCTGAAAGCATCAGCCAGTCGCGACAAGGGGACGCTCGCGCCGCCGCTGCATCTCGCGGCCCGCCGGTAG
- a CDS encoding DUF1127 domain-containing protein translates to MSFVKAAPQQDIDPNKWLPMEMAMSALTSRFVTNFHVLDGLSRIAQTLEVWRERARSRHELAQWSERELHDIGVSAASVADEINKPFWRA, encoded by the coding sequence GTGTCGTTTGTCAAAGCTGCGCCGCAGCAAGATATTGACCCCAACAAATGGCTTCCTATGGAGATGGCGATGTCTGCTCTGACATCTCGCTTTGTGACAAATTTTCATGTTCTCGATGGTCTTTCCCGTATTGCGCAGACGCTAGAGGTTTGGCGTGAGCGCGCCCGCAGCCGGCACGAGCTCGCGCAGTGGTCCGAGCGGGAGCTGCACGACATCGGCGTCTCGGCGGCAAGCGTGGCCGATGAGATCAACAAGCCGTTCTGGCGCGCCTGA
- a CDS encoding GNAT family N-acetyltransferase translates to MFDIRASALRSFADVIRLPSGQKLIVRFVEPEDVESLQAYLHALSRPSHYNRFLGAVRALSGKELDRIVRIGEERRFAVIAELQVDGRPLIVGEARYAFDPTWRQVEFGMSIGEAWRRRGMGSALIANLECRAAASGAVNLFGEALRTNEAMIALARKAGFSLKHAPDDWRLSRFEKKLGSAVNEIPCPGSRRVAAALAAAG, encoded by the coding sequence ATGTTTGACATCCGAGCCAGCGCGTTACGGTCGTTTGCCGACGTCATCCGTCTGCCGTCGGGGCAGAAGCTCATTGTGCGCTTCGTCGAGCCGGAAGATGTCGAATCCCTGCAAGCCTACTTGCATGCGCTGTCGCGCCCATCCCACTACAATCGCTTCCTCGGCGCAGTGCGGGCGCTCTCGGGCAAGGAGCTCGATCGCATAGTGCGGATCGGCGAGGAGCGTCGTTTCGCGGTAATCGCCGAGCTTCAGGTTGATGGGCGGCCGCTCATTGTGGGCGAAGCGCGCTATGCGTTCGATCCAACATGGCGACAGGTCGAGTTCGGCATGTCGATCGGCGAGGCGTGGCGGCGGCGCGGCATGGGGTCGGCTCTGATCGCCAACCTGGAGTGCCGGGCGGCCGCGTCTGGCGCCGTCAATCTGTTCGGGGAGGCGCTGCGGACTAACGAAGCGATGATCGCGCTGGCGCGCAAAGCCGGCTTCTCACTCAAGCACGCGCCGGACGACTGGCGGCTGTCGCGCTTCGAGAAGAAACTCGGTTCCGCCGTAAACGAGATTCCGTGTCCGGGATCGCGGCGTGTCGCCGCGGCGCTCGCTGCGGCTGGTTAG
- a CDS encoding gamma-glutamyltransferase family protein, with the protein MLPFDNASFWSFPYVSQRMPLLAENVVSTSQPLASAAGLAMYLRGGNAVDAALATAIALTVVEPCQNGIGGDTFALIWADGKLHGLNASGRAPRRMTPTHFKDRETMPMRGWDSVTVPGTVSAWRTVSDKFGKLPFADLFEPAIRYATDGYLVSPTVQRHWQAQVAELSVQPGYREAFAPKGRAPLPGERFICPGQARTLARIAETKGEAFYHGELAAAIAAHARNTGGLIEEADLAAHKADWVEPIAMTYRDLTLHEIGPNGQGIGALIALGILDNFNIAADEPDTALTQHIKIEAIKLAIADMSEYVGDPDTMRNITAAHLLDKTYLHKRATLIDLDRAATCLPGMPLNGGTVYLTAADKNGMMVSFIQSNFKGFGSGVVVPNTGIALQNRAFGFSLKPGHPNQVGPGKRPFHTIIPGFLTRNGQPLMSFGVMGGSMQAQGHVQVTSRIADHGQNPQAASDAPRWRVQDDNATVAVEWNFSKDAIEGLRERGHKVVVADRFDTEFGCAQLAMKVDGGYIAASDHRKDGYPVGI; encoded by the coding sequence ATGCTCCCCTTCGACAACGCCTCGTTTTGGTCATTCCCTTACGTTTCGCAGCGGATGCCGCTGCTGGCGGAAAACGTGGTTTCGACCTCACAGCCTTTGGCCTCGGCCGCCGGCCTTGCGATGTACCTGCGCGGCGGCAACGCCGTGGATGCTGCGCTTGCAACCGCGATTGCCCTGACGGTGGTCGAACCCTGCCAGAACGGCATTGGCGGCGACACCTTCGCGCTGATCTGGGCTGACGGCAAGCTGCATGGATTGAATGCATCCGGACGCGCCCCGCGGCGGATGACGCCGACGCATTTCAAGGACCGTGAGACCATGCCGATGCGAGGCTGGGACTCGGTGACGGTTCCGGGCACCGTTTCCGCCTGGCGCACGGTGTCGGACAAGTTCGGCAAGCTGCCGTTCGCGGACCTGTTCGAGCCGGCGATCCGCTACGCCACCGACGGCTACCTCGTCTCGCCCACGGTGCAGCGCCATTGGCAGGCGCAGGTCGCCGAGCTGAGCGTGCAGCCGGGCTATCGCGAAGCCTTCGCGCCGAAGGGCCGCGCGCCACTCCCCGGCGAGCGGTTCATCTGCCCCGGACAGGCGCGCACACTGGCGCGCATCGCCGAAACCAAGGGCGAAGCCTTCTATCATGGCGAGTTGGCCGCAGCGATCGCGGCCCACGCGCGCAACACCGGCGGCCTGATCGAAGAAGCCGATCTCGCCGCGCATAAGGCCGATTGGGTCGAGCCTATCGCGATGACCTACCGCGACCTGACGCTGCATGAGATCGGCCCGAACGGCCAGGGCATCGGCGCACTGATCGCGCTCGGCATCCTCGACAACTTCAACATCGCGGCGGATGAGCCGGACACGGCGCTGACGCAGCACATCAAGATCGAGGCGATCAAGCTCGCCATTGCCGACATGAGCGAGTATGTCGGCGATCCCGACACCATGCGCAATATCACCGCCGCGCATCTGCTCGATAAGACGTATCTGCATAAGCGCGCGACGTTGATTGATCTCGATCGCGCGGCGACCTGTCTGCCGGGAATGCCACTGAACGGCGGCACGGTGTATCTCACCGCAGCCGACAAGAACGGCATGATGGTGTCGTTCATCCAATCGAACTTCAAAGGGTTCGGCTCCGGCGTGGTCGTGCCCAACACCGGCATCGCACTGCAGAACCGCGCCTTCGGCTTCAGCCTGAAGCCAGGGCATCCGAACCAGGTCGGTCCCGGCAAGCGCCCCTTCCACACCATCATTCCCGGATTCCTGACCCGCAACGGCCAGCCGCTGATGAGCTTCGGCGTGATGGGTGGATCGATGCAGGCGCAAGGCCATGTGCAGGTGACATCGCGCATTGCCGACCACGGCCAGAACCCGCAGGCCGCGAGCGATGCGCCGCGCTGGCGCGTGCAGGATGACAATGCCACCGTCGCCGTGGAATGGAATTTCTCCAAGGACGCGATCGAAGGCTTGCGCGAACGCGGCCACAAAGTGGTGGTCGCAGACCGCTTCGACACCGAGTTCGGCTGCGCGCAGCTCGCCATGAAGGTCGATGGTGGCTACATTGCAGCCTCCGATCATCGCAAGGACGGCTATCCGGTCGGGATCTGA